The Kiritimatiellia bacterium genome has a window encoding:
- a CDS encoding electron transfer flavoprotein beta subunit/FixA family protein, whose translation MGLNVVVLAREVWDTRDLTGAILDESGGIRPGALQTRYEPEDLNALEAALRLKDAQGATVTVLSPGEVRQVDVAREALYRGADAAVRVAADPDELDDAALAGVLAAAVRKLGTVNLLLVGTSVPDTAGSILARHLAHALGWPAVSWVDAIEQITADRVVARRAVEMGYESVEAPLPAVLAVGVALLEDDPRAPRPAKAMLKLKLKKAEIPCWTAAELGSGDPAAARTTRRLRREPVPPRTIETRTVDPENEAELRAMLDAVRKGA comes from the coding sequence ATGGGATTGAACGTCGTCGTGCTGGCACGCGAAGTGTGGGACACGCGCGACCTGACCGGAGCCATATTGGATGAGTCCGGCGGCATTCGGCCCGGCGCGCTGCAGACGCGCTACGAACCAGAAGACCTGAACGCGCTCGAGGCCGCGCTGCGGTTGAAGGATGCGCAGGGCGCCACCGTCACGGTGCTCAGCCCCGGTGAGGTGCGGCAGGTGGACGTGGCGCGGGAGGCGCTCTACCGCGGCGCGGACGCCGCAGTTCGGGTGGCGGCGGACCCGGACGAGCTGGACGATGCGGCGCTGGCGGGCGTGCTCGCCGCCGCAGTACGCAAACTCGGCACCGTAAACCTGCTGCTGGTCGGCACGTCGGTGCCCGACACCGCTGGCTCAATCCTCGCCCGCCATCTCGCACACGCGCTCGGGTGGCCCGCGGTGTCATGGGTGGATGCGATCGAGCAGATCACCGCCGACCGCGTCGTCGCGCGCCGCGCGGTGGAAATGGGGTACGAATCGGTCGAGGCGCCGCTGCCGGCGGTGCTGGCCGTCGGCGTCGCGCTGCTGGAGGACGACCCGCGGGCGCCGCGGCCCGCGAAGGCAATGCTGAAGCTCAAGCTGAAAAAGGCGGAGATCCCGTGCTGGACCGCCGCCGAGCTCGGAAGCGGAGACCCGGCGGCTGCGCGCACCACCCGGCGGCTGCGCCGCGAGCCGGTCCCGCCGCGCACGATTGAAACGCGCACGGTGGATCCAGAGAACGAGGCTGAGCTGCGCGCGATGCTCGACGCCGTCCGGAAAGGAGCCTGA
- a CDS encoding response regulator transcription factor: MRVLVIEDEPDLLTGIARALRDEGYAVDTAADGEDGLFKAESWPYDLILLDVMLPGPDGWEILRRLRARGRRVPVLMLTARDAVADRVRGLDSGADDSLTKPFALAELLARVRALIRRGADQPSPLIPLADAVLDLRARAVLRNGRVVPLTPREYALVEYLALHRGRVVTRTELYDHLFGEDDDTLSNLLDVHVSNIRRKLGHEFIRTRRGHGYCIE; encoded by the coding sequence ATGCGTGTGCTTGTGATCGAGGATGAGCCGGACCTGTTGACCGGCATCGCGCGTGCGCTCCGAGATGAGGGCTATGCGGTGGACACCGCGGCGGACGGCGAGGACGGTCTGTTCAAGGCCGAGAGCTGGCCCTACGACCTGATTCTGCTCGACGTGATGCTGCCGGGACCGGACGGATGGGAAATTCTGCGCCGGCTGCGGGCGCGCGGCCGGCGGGTGCCGGTGCTGATGCTGACCGCGCGCGACGCCGTCGCCGATCGGGTGCGAGGGCTGGACAGCGGGGCCGACGACTCCCTGACCAAGCCGTTCGCGCTCGCGGAGCTGCTGGCGCGCGTGCGCGCGCTGATCCGTCGCGGCGCCGACCAGCCCTCCCCGCTGATTCCGCTCGCCGACGCGGTGCTCGATTTGCGGGCGCGCGCGGTGCTGCGCAACGGCCGGGTGGTGCCGCTGACGCCCCGCGAGTATGCGCTGGTGGAATATCTGGCGCTGCACCGCGGCCGCGTCGTCACGCGCACGGAGCTGTACGATCACCTGTTCGGCGAAGACGACGACACGCTCTCGAACTTGCTGGACGTGCATGTTTCGAACATCCGCCGCAAGCTCGGCCACGAGTTCATCCGCACGCGCCGCGGCCACGGTTACTGCATCGAATGA
- a CDS encoding 4Fe-4S dicluster domain-containing protein, which produces MNANEPTPLPDKLYRTRYEPDPAHPHVRVNAEQYRRARSRKLLKVCPAEVYKPAPNDPDAVQTSHENCLECGTCRQAAPEEGVEWTMPDGGKGVKYRYG; this is translated from the coding sequence ATGAACGCGAACGAACCGACCCCGCTGCCCGACAAGCTGTACCGCACCCGGTATGAGCCCGATCCCGCGCACCCGCACGTGCGGGTGAACGCCGAACAATACCGGCGTGCGCGCAGCCGCAAACTGCTGAAGGTGTGCCCCGCCGAGGTCTACAAGCCCGCACCGAACGACCCGGACGCGGTGCAAACCTCTCACGAAAACTGTCTGGAGTGCGGCACCTGCCGCCAGGCCGCGCCGGAGGAGGGCGTGGAGTGGACGATGCCCGACGGCGGCAAGGGCGTGAAGTACCGGTACGGCTGA
- a CDS encoding FAD-dependent oxidoreductase, whose amino-acid sequence MGADDAIRMDVIVVGGGPAGLTAALVLARAGRQVMVVERGEYCGSKNVGGLLYGSVLARLMPEYVRDAPLERPVSRRRLMFLADGEQIALEFGASAWSSPPFNHTHVVHRAQFDRWYSKQVEAAGANLIEGMVVDALLYEGQNTSKRVVGVRLRGEEDFRAPIVILADGANCLVSEGARLALGLRPGRVRQEYAVGVKEILGLPRGTLEDRFQLEPHEGIALDFFGSPFRGLIGAGFLYTARESLHLGFAARIESLARSGLTPNEVIEGLKAHPAVRPLIRGAELLEYSAHMIPEGGYDAIGDLHGPGVMIAGDAAGLVNFSLYKEGTNLAMESGAIAAETALEALAAGDVSAARLEGYRRRLDESWVMADLRRYRHVGEVLAASPDLLDLYPRKAARLLVDYFAVSCRSKSEIQREAWRAFWRGLPKLRAVRDLWRARRLL is encoded by the coding sequence ATGGGCGCGGACGACGCGATTCGGATGGATGTGATCGTCGTCGGCGGCGGGCCGGCGGGCCTGACCGCGGCGTTGGTACTGGCGCGCGCGGGCCGCCAGGTGATGGTGGTGGAGCGGGGGGAGTACTGCGGATCGAAGAACGTCGGCGGTCTGCTCTACGGCAGTGTGCTTGCGCGGCTGATGCCGGAGTACGTTCGTGACGCGCCGCTGGAGCGGCCGGTCTCACGGCGCCGATTGATGTTCCTAGCCGACGGGGAGCAGATCGCTCTGGAGTTCGGCGCCTCCGCCTGGTCGTCGCCGCCGTTCAACCACACGCACGTGGTGCATCGTGCGCAGTTCGACCGCTGGTACTCGAAGCAGGTCGAGGCCGCGGGAGCGAATCTGATCGAGGGAATGGTGGTGGACGCGCTTCTGTACGAGGGCCAGAACACGTCGAAGCGCGTGGTGGGCGTGCGGCTGCGGGGCGAGGAGGACTTCCGGGCGCCGATCGTGATTCTCGCGGACGGCGCAAACTGCCTGGTCAGCGAGGGCGCGCGGCTCGCGCTGGGCCTGCGGCCCGGGCGTGTGCGGCAGGAGTACGCGGTGGGGGTCAAGGAGATCCTCGGCCTGCCGCGCGGCACGCTGGAGGATCGGTTTCAGCTCGAGCCGCACGAGGGCATCGCGCTGGATTTTTTCGGGTCGCCCTTCCGCGGTCTCATCGGGGCGGGCTTCCTTTACACCGCGCGCGAATCGCTGCATCTGGGCTTTGCCGCGCGCATCGAATCGCTCGCCCGCTCGGGCTTGACCCCGAACGAGGTGATCGAGGGGCTGAAAGCGCATCCGGCGGTGCGTCCGCTGATCCGCGGCGCGGAGCTATTGGAGTACTCCGCGCACATGATCCCCGAGGGTGGCTACGACGCGATCGGCGACCTCCACGGTCCCGGCGTGATGATCGCGGGCGACGCGGCGGGCCTGGTGAACTTCTCCCTGTACAAGGAGGGCACGAACCTCGCGATGGAGTCCGGCGCGATCGCCGCGGAGACCGCGCTGGAGGCGCTCGCGGCGGGCGATGTGTCGGCGGCGCGGCTAGAAGGTTACCGGCGCCGCCTGGACGAGAGCTGGGTGATGGCGGACCTGCGCCGCTACCGCCACGTCGGCGAGGTGCTCGCCGCCTCGCCGGACCTGCTGGATCTGTACCCTCGCAAGGCGGCGCGGTTGCTCGTGGACTATTTCGCGGTAAGTTGCCGGAGCAAGTCCGAGATCCAACGCGAGGCGTGGCGCGCGTTCTGGCGCGGGTTGCCAAAGCTCCGCGCCGTTCGCGATCTGTGGCGCGCGCGCCGGCTGTTGTGA
- a CDS encoding electron transfer flavoprotein subunit alpha/FixB family protein: protein MRRVLVFAEVVDGSFNEVSLQCLTAGRTLAGPDGEVEALLIGANVGAHAGRLAAGGADRVTVVEDARLSAYTTEPWLAVACARFAAAPASAALLPASTLGNDLGPAIAAAIGAACVVDADGVALENGRPVAWRIGFDRKVRTTWAAEGARPLVATLRDGAAPPPDAGAARAATHEKGSLDDALAHAGAKPATRVVRRDVTARTVNLRDAKVIVAAGAGVGSPEGVELVQRLAAALGGEVGATRAVVDAGWLSADRQIGQTGATVRPDLYIACGISGAIQHRVGMLDSRTVIAINTDPNAPIFRSAHYRIVGDLKVVIPKLLKLLS from the coding sequence ATGCGCCGCGTGCTTGTGTTCGCAGAAGTGGTTGACGGTTCGTTCAACGAGGTGTCGCTCCAGTGCCTGACGGCCGGCCGCACCCTGGCCGGTCCGGACGGCGAAGTTGAGGCGCTGCTGATCGGGGCGAACGTCGGTGCGCACGCCGGCAGGCTCGCCGCCGGTGGAGCGGACCGTGTGACCGTGGTCGAGGATGCACGGCTGAGCGCCTACACCACTGAACCGTGGCTGGCGGTGGCGTGCGCCCGCTTCGCCGCCGCACCCGCAAGCGCGGCGTTGTTGCCCGCCTCCACGCTGGGCAACGATCTCGGTCCCGCGATCGCGGCCGCCATCGGCGCCGCCTGCGTCGTGGATGCGGACGGGGTGGCGCTGGAAAACGGCCGGCCTGTCGCCTGGCGGATTGGATTCGATCGGAAGGTCCGCACCACCTGGGCGGCCGAAGGCGCTCGGCCGCTCGTGGCGACCCTGCGGGACGGCGCCGCGCCGCCGCCCGACGCCGGCGCCGCGCGCGCCGCCACGCACGAGAAGGGTTCGCTCGACGATGCGCTCGCGCACGCCGGCGCCAAACCGGCAACCCGCGTGGTTCGGCGCGACGTCACCGCTCGAACCGTGAACCTGCGCGACGCGAAAGTGATCGTCGCCGCGGGCGCCGGCGTCGGCAGTCCGGAAGGAGTGGAGCTCGTCCAGCGGCTGGCCGCCGCGCTCGGCGGCGAGGTCGGTGCGACCCGCGCGGTGGTGGATGCCGGCTGGCTCTCTGCGGATCGGCAGATCGGTCAGACCGGTGCGACCGTGCGGCCGGACCTCTACATCGCCTGCGGCATCAGCGGCGCAATCCAGCACCGCGTCGGCATGCTCGACTCGCGGACCGTGATCGCGATCAACACCGATCCGAACGCGCCGATCTTTCGCTCTGCTCACTACCGCATTGTGGGCGACCTGAAGGTCGTGATTCCAAAACTCCTCAAACTGCTGAGCTGA
- the rimO gene encoding 30S ribosomal protein S12 methylthiotransferase RimO: MAAGTPRPPRAARPPVVSMVSLGCPKNTVDTERILAQLAQAGFWIAERPEDSDLCLVNTCGFIAPAREETATVLRELAALRRRGRPRRLVAIGCLVERAASAPAFARFLEAADAVAGFDVYPRLVSFCRQLLGLADGVGPATGLSESGLAPPRLLTGRPHTTWLKIAEGCSHRCSFCAIPTIRGPQVSRPLESVIAEARELVACGVREICLIAQDTTAYGLERPGLPRLADLIRGLAAVEGDVWLRLMYAHPAHLNEAVMEAMAEDPRWCRYFDLPLQHIADQQLRAMRRPGRAATEALLQRIRDRWPDVAIRTAFIVGHPGETEAQFEELCDFVREARFAHVGVFTYSEEPGTASAALQPKVPAAVAAARRERLMAIQREVSCSCLRAWVGRELEVLVDAPTPAGRRKGAVGRHRGQAPDVDGVVYLRGAAAAGLRPGQVLRARVSAAFEYDLAAEPVGPQAT, encoded by the coding sequence ATGGCCGCCGGAACTCCACGTCCACCGCGCGCGGCGCGACCCCCGGTCGTGTCGATGGTCAGTCTGGGCTGCCCGAAGAACACGGTCGACACTGAGCGGATTCTCGCTCAACTCGCGCAGGCGGGCTTCTGGATTGCGGAGCGGCCGGAGGATTCGGACCTCTGCCTGGTGAACACCTGCGGGTTCATCGCGCCGGCACGGGAGGAAACGGCGACGGTGCTGCGTGAGCTGGCGGCGCTGCGGCGTCGCGGTCGGCCGCGTCGGCTGGTCGCGATCGGCTGTCTGGTCGAGCGCGCCGCGTCGGCGCCGGCGTTCGCGCGGTTTCTGGAGGCGGCGGACGCGGTCGCCGGATTCGATGTCTATCCGCGGCTGGTCTCGTTCTGCCGGCAGCTGCTGGGGCTGGCGGACGGCGTCGGGCCGGCCACGGGGTTGTCCGAGTCCGGCCTCGCGCCGCCGCGGCTGCTCACGGGCCGGCCGCACACGACGTGGCTGAAGATCGCCGAGGGCTGTTCGCACCGCTGTTCGTTCTGCGCGATCCCAACGATTCGCGGGCCACAAGTCAGCCGGCCGCTGGAATCGGTGATTGCGGAGGCGCGGGAGCTGGTGGCCTGCGGTGTGCGCGAGATCTGTCTGATCGCGCAGGACACGACCGCGTACGGCCTGGAGCGGCCAGGTTTGCCGCGGCTGGCAGACCTGATCCGGGGGCTTGCCGCGGTGGAGGGCGATGTGTGGCTGCGCCTGATGTACGCGCACCCAGCACATCTGAACGAGGCGGTGATGGAGGCGATGGCGGAGGATCCGCGCTGGTGCCGGTACTTCGATCTGCCGCTGCAGCACATCGCCGACCAGCAGCTTCGCGCGATGCGTCGGCCTGGCCGAGCGGCGACCGAGGCGCTGCTGCAGCGTATTCGGGACCGCTGGCCGGACGTCGCGATTCGCACCGCGTTCATTGTTGGTCATCCGGGCGAGACCGAGGCGCAGTTCGAGGAGCTGTGCGACTTCGTGCGGGAGGCGCGCTTCGCGCACGTGGGCGTGTTCACCTATTCCGAGGAGCCCGGCACCGCGTCCGCGGCGCTGCAGCCGAAAGTGCCCGCCGCGGTCGCCGCGGCGCGACGGGAACGGCTGATGGCGATCCAGCGGGAAGTGTCGTGCAGTTGCCTGCGCGCATGGGTGGGCCGCGAGCTCGAAGTGCTGGTGGACGCGCCCACGCCGGCGGGCCGCCGGAAGGGGGCGGTTGGCCGGCATCGCGGCCAGGCGCCCGACGTGGACGGAGTGGTGTACCTGCGCGGGGCGGCGGCAGCGGGGCTGCGGCCCGGCCAGGTGCTGCGCGCGCGCGTCTCTGCCGCGTTCGAGTATGACCTGGCCGCGGAACCGGTCGGGCCGCAGGCAACCTGA
- the ppdK gene encoding pyruvate, phosphate dikinase, producing the protein MAKAAVKKYVYSFGNNTAEGRADMKNLLGGKGANLAEMCHLKLPVPPGFTITTECCTDYFARGGKFPPGLDAQVRAAIAKVEKIMGCGYGDPSNPLLVSCRSGARRSMPGMMETVLNIGLCSRTIPGLIAKTNNERFVYDAYRRLIMMYADVVMEKAEGIEPAEGQGIRRQLDGMLEEVKKAKGYKSDTDLTAEDLKGLCDAFKQRIREVLGREFPDDPWEQLWGGIGAVFKSWNGKRAVSYRRIEGIPDDWGTAVNVQAMVFGNMGEHSATGVAFTRNPATGENKFYGEWLVNAQGEDVVAGIRTPNPLNRATKNEQNQHLPSLEEAMPELYRQLERIRTTLERHYRDMQDIEFTIQEGRLFMLQCRSGKRTGTAALNMAMDMLEEKLIDAKTAVMRVEPAHLDQLLHPFVDPAAEKNAKAIAKGLPAGPGGAVGQIVFTAEDAVRWSAEGRKVILVREETNPEDIEGMRAAQGILTARGGMTSHAALVARGWGKCCVVGAGEIHVDVPNRRMVVGGREYPEGTTITLNGTRGLVYEGALPMVDATENPRFQAFMKLVDKFRKLGVRTNADTPEDARTARAFGAEGIGLFRTEHMFYGAGSDEPLFLLRKMILSTTPEERRAAVQELFPHVKRDIKATLEAMDGLPVTIRLLDPPLHEFVPQSPEKQAELARALGITPEEVKARGDALHENNPMMGHRGVRLGITYPEITEMQVRAIFEAAAELQKAGRKAMPEIMIPVTCDVKELTHQKAIIARVYAEVCAATGVKKIPHLVGTMIEIPRAALLADRMATEAEFFSFGTNDLTQMGFGFSRDDIGGFLQHYLDQKILKADPFQTIDQEGIGQLIEMAVQKGRATRPNLKVGICGEQGGDPASVAFCHRVGLNYVSCSPFRVPIARLAAAQAALQSAEPKGRKAPARSAAARKASSRR; encoded by the coding sequence ATGGCGAAGGCGGCAGTGAAAAAGTACGTGTATTCGTTCGGCAACAACACCGCGGAAGGGCGGGCGGACATGAAGAACCTGCTCGGCGGCAAGGGAGCGAACCTCGCCGAGATGTGTCACTTGAAGCTGCCCGTTCCGCCGGGGTTCACGATCACCACCGAGTGCTGCACCGACTACTTTGCGCGGGGCGGCAAGTTTCCGCCGGGCCTCGACGCCCAGGTCCGTGCGGCGATTGCGAAGGTGGAGAAGATCATGGGCTGCGGCTACGGCGACCCGTCCAACCCGCTGCTGGTCTCCTGCCGTTCCGGCGCGCGGCGCTCGATGCCGGGCATGATGGAGACGGTGCTGAACATCGGGCTGTGCTCGCGCACGATCCCCGGGCTGATCGCGAAGACGAACAACGAGCGCTTTGTGTACGACGCGTACCGCCGGCTGATCATGATGTACGCGGACGTCGTGATGGAGAAGGCGGAGGGAATTGAGCCGGCTGAGGGCCAGGGCATCCGCCGGCAGCTCGACGGCATGCTCGAGGAGGTCAAGAAAGCGAAGGGATACAAGTCCGACACCGATCTGACCGCGGAGGATCTGAAGGGGTTGTGCGACGCGTTCAAGCAGCGCATCCGCGAGGTGCTCGGTCGCGAGTTTCCGGACGACCCATGGGAGCAGCTCTGGGGTGGCATCGGCGCGGTGTTCAAGAGCTGGAACGGCAAGCGCGCGGTCTCGTACCGCCGCATCGAGGGCATCCCGGACGACTGGGGCACCGCGGTGAATGTCCAGGCGATGGTGTTCGGCAACATGGGCGAGCACTCCGCCACCGGCGTCGCGTTCACCCGCAACCCGGCGACCGGCGAGAACAAGTTCTACGGCGAGTGGCTCGTGAACGCGCAGGGGGAGGACGTGGTGGCCGGCATCCGCACGCCGAATCCGCTGAATCGCGCGACGAAGAACGAGCAGAACCAGCATCTGCCCTCGCTGGAGGAGGCGATGCCGGAGCTGTATCGCCAGCTCGAACGCATTCGCACAACGCTCGAGCGCCACTACCGTGACATGCAGGACATCGAGTTCACGATCCAGGAGGGGCGGCTGTTCATGCTGCAGTGCCGCAGCGGCAAGCGCACCGGCACCGCGGCGCTGAATATGGCGATGGACATGCTCGAGGAGAAGCTCATTGACGCGAAAACCGCGGTGATGCGCGTCGAGCCGGCGCACCTCGATCAGCTGCTGCACCCGTTTGTGGATCCGGCGGCGGAGAAAAACGCGAAGGCGATCGCGAAAGGGTTGCCCGCCGGGCCGGGCGGCGCGGTGGGGCAGATCGTGTTCACCGCAGAGGACGCGGTGCGCTGGTCTGCGGAGGGCCGCAAGGTGATCCTCGTGCGGGAGGAGACCAATCCGGAGGACATCGAGGGGATGCGCGCCGCGCAGGGCATTCTCACCGCGCGTGGCGGCATGACGTCGCACGCGGCGCTGGTCGCGCGCGGTTGGGGCAAGTGCTGCGTCGTCGGGGCCGGCGAAATCCATGTGGACGTGCCCAACCGGCGGATGGTGGTCGGCGGGCGCGAGTACCCCGAGGGCACCACCATCACGCTGAACGGCACGCGGGGGCTCGTGTATGAGGGCGCGCTGCCGATGGTGGACGCGACCGAGAACCCCCGCTTCCAGGCGTTCATGAAGCTGGTGGACAAGTTCCGGAAGCTCGGCGTGCGCACCAACGCGGACACGCCCGAAGATGCGCGCACCGCGCGCGCGTTCGGCGCGGAAGGCATCGGACTGTTCCGCACCGAACACATGTTTTACGGCGCCGGTTCCGATGAGCCGCTCTTCCTGCTGCGGAAGATGATCCTCAGCACCACGCCCGAAGAGCGGCGCGCCGCGGTGCAGGAGCTCTTCCCGCACGTGAAGCGCGACATCAAGGCAACCCTCGAGGCGATGGACGGCCTGCCGGTGACGATCCGGCTGCTCGATCCGCCGCTGCACGAGTTCGTGCCGCAGAGCCCCGAAAAGCAGGCGGAACTGGCGCGGGCGCTCGGCATCACGCCGGAGGAGGTGAAGGCCCGCGGCGACGCGCTGCACGAGAACAACCCCATGATGGGCCACCGGGGCGTGCGCCTGGGCATCACCTACCCCGAGATCACCGAGATGCAAGTGCGGGCGATCTTCGAGGCGGCGGCGGAGCTGCAGAAGGCCGGTCGCAAGGCGATGCCGGAGATCATGATCCCCGTCACCTGCGACGTGAAAGAACTCACCCATCAGAAGGCGATCATCGCGCGCGTGTACGCGGAGGTGTGCGCCGCCACGGGTGTGAAGAAAATTCCGCACCTGGTCGGCACGATGATCGAAATCCCGCGGGCGGCGCTGCTCGCCGACCGCATGGCGACGGAGGCCGAGTTCTTCAGTTTCGGCACGAACGACCTCACCCAGATGGGGTTCGGTTTCAGCCGCGACGACATCGGCGGATTCCTGCAGCACTATCTGGATCAGAAGATTCTGAAGGCGGATCCCTTCCAGACGATTGATCAGGAGGGCATCGGCCAGTTGATCGAGATGGCCGTGCAGAAGGGCCGTGCGACGCGGCCAAACCTAAAGGTTGGCATCTGCGGTGAGCAGGGCGGGGATCCCGCTTCAGTTGCGTTCTGTCACCGCGTCGGGCTGAACTACGTCAGCTGCTCGCCGTTCCGGGTGCCGATCGCGCGCCTCGCTGCCGCGCAGGCCGCGCTGCAATCCGCAGAGCCGAAGGGTCGCAAGGCACCCGCACGGTCGGCGGCCGCTCGTAAGGCGTCGAGCCGGCGCTGA
- a CDS encoding lysophospholipid acyltransferase family protein yields MIATRAACATIPRLSRSAVLAAARAFAKAAAATPSHARKVALANLQLAYGEELSAAARRQRMRRSFESFALALLDAVWFGGGAPQRLRDHVRHDRAFLERIRADRPHVLLTAHLGDWEALGQAVAAEGVRLMSVAAPLANPSVDRLFAELRRASGQTIVPQRGAMLRLWRHLKDGGQVAMLLDQNVKPEEGGVFVPFFGLPVPVSRAAAALALRMRCPILSAFMLAESDGTCRVIAGEAIEPSAFPSGEDAEAVAQLTAEVAALCERAVRRWPDAWLWSYKRWKHVPPGAPAERYPFYAKPWRPAAVDRAEATPAVAAPPVGGPAK; encoded by the coding sequence TTGATCGCGACGCGAGCCGCGTGCGCGACCATTCCCCGCCTAAGCCGATCCGCAGTGCTGGCGGCTGCTCGCGCGTTCGCAAAAGCGGCCGCGGCGACGCCCTCGCACGCGCGAAAGGTCGCGCTCGCGAACCTCCAACTGGCCTACGGAGAAGAGCTGTCCGCGGCGGCGCGCCGGCAGCGAATGCGGCGGTCGTTCGAAAGCTTTGCGCTCGCGCTGCTCGACGCGGTTTGGTTTGGCGGTGGCGCGCCGCAGCGGCTGCGCGATCACGTACGGCATGATCGGGCGTTTCTGGAGCGGATTCGGGCTGATCGTCCGCACGTGTTGTTGACCGCCCACCTGGGCGACTGGGAGGCGCTCGGGCAGGCGGTGGCCGCGGAGGGCGTGCGGTTGATGAGCGTCGCGGCACCCCTGGCGAATCCTTCAGTCGATCGCCTCTTCGCTGAACTCCGACGCGCATCGGGGCAAACCATCGTTCCGCAGCGCGGCGCGATGCTCCGGCTGTGGCGGCACTTGAAGGACGGCGGTCAGGTGGCGATGCTGCTGGACCAGAACGTGAAGCCGGAGGAGGGCGGCGTGTTTGTGCCGTTTTTCGGTCTGCCGGTTCCGGTCTCGCGCGCAGCCGCCGCGCTCGCGCTCCGGATGCGGTGCCCGATTCTCTCCGCGTTCATGCTGGCGGAATCGGACGGCACCTGCCGGGTCATTGCGGGAGAAGCGATCGAGCCGAGTGCCTTTCCGAGCGGCGAGGACGCGGAGGCGGTCGCGCAGCTGACCGCGGAAGTGGCCGCGTTGTGTGAGCGAGCGGTGCGGCGCTGGCCCGATGCCTGGCTCTGGAGCTACAAACGGTGGAAACACGTGCCGCCCGGGGCGCCGGCCGAACGCTATCCGTTCTACGCGAAGCCGTGGCGACCGGCTGCTGTCGACCGAGCCGAGGCGACGCCGGCGGTCGCCGCCCCGCCAGTGGGAGGTCCCGCGAAGTGA